Genomic segment of Candidatus Flexicrinis affinis:
CACAGTGTCGAGCGGCAGAGATCGCCGCGCAGGACACCGGCGCCGTCGATGCCGCTTCGGCGCAGCTTGCACAAGCGGAGGCGCAGTTGGCTGCCTTGCTGGAAGGCCCGACCGAGAACGAAGTTGCCATCGCACGCGCTCAAGTGATGCAAGCGCAGCTTGGCCTCGATCAGGCGCATCAGGCCCTGGATGACGCCAAGATCACCCCACCGTTCTCTGGAATCGTAACCGATGTGCAGCTCCGCATTGGTCAGACTGCATCGCCCGGCGCTGGCAGCATTACGATCGCCGATCTCTCAACACTGCATTTCGATGTGGACATCGACGAACTCGACGTCGCTCAATTGGCGCAGGGGCAAAGCGTCGACATCCGCGTTGATGCACTGCGAGACGTGCCGATTTCCGGCACCGTCACGCGTGTTAGTCCGGCCGGGCGGACGGTTCAAGGCGTGACAACGTACTCTGCACGAATCGAAGTGACAGGCGATATGCCCGAGGGGCTTCGTTCAGGCATGGGCGCGGACATCGACATCGTCGTGGGCGAACAGCGCGGTGTGCTGGCAGTGCCCACGCGCTCGATTCAGCGTGGTGAGGGCGGCGAGTTCGTGCTCAAGCGTGTCGAAGGCGGCGACGATGTCGAAGTGTTGGTGATATCCGGCCAATCGGTCGGCGAGCTCACCGTGGTGGTAGGTGACCTCGACGAAGGCGACACGATCTA
This window contains:
- a CDS encoding efflux RND transporter periplasmic adaptor subunit, encoding MRRLFIILSFLLTVVLVAAAILGPRFGARATEASESQFTQVQRIDVTNLVSTAGIAAPERTAILTFGTTGTVADVAVEIGDSVTADDVLSTLDVARLELAVANAEQSVMIAQANLDRLTTPPTAAQIAAAEAAVAGARAQLTAARNNREAAPEQRAMSCLNLDTLQLQVEDAQSRYDDYVKAGLLYDAIFVPDDNAPQAVALTNTRSQYDMAAAQCRAAEIAAQDTGAVDAASAQLAQAEAQLAALLEGPTENEVAIARAQVMQAQLGLDQAHQALDDAKITPPFSGIVTDVQLRIGQTASPGAGSITIADLSTLHFDVDIDELDVAQLAQGQSVDIRVDALRDVPISGTVTRVSPAGRTVQGVTTYSARIEVTGDMPEGLRSGMGADIDIVVGEQRGVLAVPTRSIQRGEGGEFVLKRVEGGDDVEVLVISGQSVGELTVVVGDLDEGDTIYLDIPESLFGFGARRSF